CCGGAGCTGTTCGAGCTCAACCGCCAGGGCGCCTGGAACGGGCATATTCCGGTGACCGCGGTGAACTCGGCGATCATGGTGCTGGCCGCGCTGCTGCAGGGCGTGGACCAGGTGGTGTTCTCCAACGAGCGCTCGGCCAGCTATGGCAGCCAGATCCCCGGCACCGGTGAAGTGAACCACCAGTGGTCCAAGGGCTGGGCGTTCGAGCAGGCCTTCGGCGAGCACCTGCAGCGCCACGTGGCCGCCGACCTGCAGTACTACTCGCTGCTGCGGCCGCTGTCGGAGCTTGCGGTGGCGCGGCAGTTCGCGAAAACCGATTACTACGACGCGCACTTCTCCAGCTGCAACCGCAACTTCCACATCCTGGGCGAGCGCCCGGTGAACCGCTGGTGCGGGGTGTGCCCGAAGTGCCACTTCGTGTTCCTGGCGCTGGCGCCGTTCATGCCCAAGACCCGGCTCGTGCGCATTTTTGGCCGCAACCTGCTGGACGATCTGGAGCAGGCCGGCGGTTTCGACGCCCTGTTGGAGTTCCAGGACCACAAGCCGTTCGAGTGCGTGGGCGAAGGCCGCGAGTCGCGGGCGGCGATGGCGACCCTGGCCGCGCGCCCGGAATGGAACGAGGACGCGCTGGTGAAGCGCTTCATCCACGAGATCCAGCCGCAGCTGGACGGCGCCGAGCTGCAGATCGAACCGCTGCTGGTGCTGGAAGGCGAGCACCGCATTCCGGCGGCGATCTGGGAGCGCCTGCGTGCGAATTTCGCAGCTTGAGGGCAAGCGGGTTGCGCTGTGGGGCTGGGGGCGCGAAGGACGTGCTGCGTTTTCGGTTCTTCGGCAACGCCTGCCCGCGCTTGAACTGACCCTGTTCTGCCCCGAGGCCGAGGCCGCCGCTGCGCGTGCCGAAGCCGGCAGCGCGCTGCAGGTGCGTTCGGACGTGAGCGGCGATGCGCTGGCCGGGTTCGAGGTGGTGATCAAGTCGCCGGGCATCAGCCCCTACGGCGACGCCGCGATGGCGGCCGCCGCGCGTGGCACGCAGTTCATCGGCGGCACCTCGCTGTGGTTTGCCGAGCACGCGGATGCCGACGGCACGGTGCGCGACACCGTGTGCGTGACCGGTACCAAGGGCAAGAGCACCACCACCTCGCTGCTGGCGCACCTGCTGCGCGCCTCCGGGGCGCGCACCGGGCTGGTCGGCAACATCGGCCTGCCATTGCTGGAAGTGCTCGATCCGCAGCCGGCGCCGGCGTACTGGGCGGTGGAGCTGTCCAGCTACCAGACCGGCGAGGTGGCGCGCAGTGGCGCGCACCCGCAGGTGGCGGTGGTGCTGAACCTGTTCCCCGAACACCTGGACTGGCACGGCAGCGAAGCGCGTTACATCCAGGACAAGCTGGCGCTGGTGACCGACGCGGCGCCGCGGATCGCCGTACTC
This portion of the Stenotrophomonas aracearum genome encodes:
- the murL gene encoding UDP-N-acetyl-alpha-D-muramoyl-L-alanyl-L-glutamate epimerase, whose protein sequence is MTAAFDKHQVACFRFVRCDLAADTGVAQLVYAFDNGPELVETVTIPGAPFVLEGARAEAVQRALRLLHLIAGVSYYKAGVPEQVRIDSYTVDADTAALVETVYLNGLGEFAYRNGLNLRGRFRLPVDGEAVAAPAVGLRGHALVAIGGGKDSLVSIEALRTLGIAETVTWIGGSQLIRACAERTGLPMLNIGRTLAPELFELNRQGAWNGHIPVTAVNSAIMVLAALLQGVDQVVFSNERSASYGSQIPGTGEVNHQWSKGWAFEQAFGEHLQRHVAADLQYYSLLRPLSELAVARQFAKTDYYDAHFSSCNRNFHILGERPVNRWCGVCPKCHFVFLALAPFMPKTRLVRIFGRNLLDDLEQAGGFDALLEFQDHKPFECVGEGRESRAAMATLAARPEWNEDALVKRFIHEIQPQLDGAELQIEPLLVLEGEHRIPAAIWERLRANFAA